In one window of Temnothorax longispinosus isolate EJ_2023e chromosome 11, Tlon_JGU_v1, whole genome shotgun sequence DNA:
- the LOC139822414 gene encoding uncharacterized protein isoform X2: MSDEQFSLVWNSFPTNLSSGLYTLLTDEHLVDVTLAAEGQILRAHKLILSVCSTYFRELFKGNSCKHPIVILKDVNYRDLSAMLHFMYQGEVNIKQEDIAGFLKVAEALQIKGLTTEADERFRESLGKNDEDFEDRDFYEMERDKCDPSGTDENVSTFGRLTHIVKEQSTTRQSTSTDDISTRERPFTVQTSTVTDTCHWQSCTEADYNAPDARTAFSERSRSTDAPCEEQPLDCTSDVSQPQSTKHEPLDYTMDTDTDSGYRYTAEKILYTGNENVPKQDITPDTQLVPYNQNSQTQPFGLSDTATYPSDFTYETANSSNKGRRTVKGIPGSSLPLETTLRVVSELGPTLRMEHGKVIRMYACPWCLRQFTRKENLKLHVRYIHGPLESLTCKLCGNKYKNSNSLRVHSYLYHNAKRDKGSKSLAAGDDGVSVDGDGGTGDSGGDGM, translated from the exons ATGTCTGACGAACAATTCTCCTTGGTGTGGAACAGCTTCCCCACAAACTTGTCTTCGGGTTTGTACACTTTGCTGACAGACGAGCACCTTGTGGACGTCACGTTGGCCGCCGAAGGTCAGATCCTGCGAGCCCACAAGCTGATATTGTCGGTCTGCAGCACGTATTTCCGAGAGCTTTTCAAG GGAAACTCATGCAAGCATCCTATTGTCATCCTGAAAGATGTCAATTATCGAGATTTGTCAGCTATGCTGCATTTCATGTATCAAGGGGAGGTCAATATCAAGCAGGAGGATATTGCTGGTTTTTTGAAAGTTGCAGAGGCTCTACAAATAAAAGGACTGACTACAGAAGCAGATGAG AGATTCAGAGAAAGTCTTGGGAAGAATGACGAGGACTTTGAGGATCGTGATTTCTATGAGATGGAGAGGGACAAATGCGATCCTAGCGGTACGGATGAAAACGTTTCCACATTCGGCAGGCTGACGCATATCGTGAAAGAACAGTCGACAACGAGGCAGAGCACTTCGACAGACGATATCTCGACGAGAGAAAGACCATTTACCGTACAAACATCAACTGTCACTGACACTTGCCACTGGCAAAGTTGCACTGAAGCCGACTACAATGCTCCGGACGCACGGACGGCATTCAGCGAGAGGAGCAGAAGTACGGATGCGCCGTGCGAAGAACAGCCGTTGGATTGCACGTCCGACGTGAGTCAGCCACAGTCAACCAAGCACGAACCGCTGGATTACACGATGGACACGGACACGGATTCGGGATACAGATACACGGCGGAAAAAATACTCTATACCGGCAACGAGAACGTGCCGAAACAAG atatcacgccagATACGCAGTTAGTTCCCTACAATCAGAATTCACAAACTCAGCCGTTCG GTCTGAGCGACACGGCGACTTATCCGAGTGATTTCACGTATGAGACGGCGAATTCCAGCAATAAGGGACGACGTACCGTCAAGGGTATCCCCGGCAGCAGCTTACCGTTGGAGACAACGTTACGTGTCGTTTCAGAGCTGGGACCGACGTTGCGCATGGAGCATGGCAAGGTAATACGTATGTACGCGTGCCCGTGGTGCTTGCGTCAGTTCACGCGCAAGGAGAACCTCAAGCTCCACGTCCGTTATATTCACGGCCCGCTTGAAAGTCTCACGTGTAAGCTTTGtggtaataaatataagaacagtAACAGTCTGCGTGTACACTCCTACCTCTATCACAACGCCAAACGGGATAAGGGCAGCAAATCGCTGGCAGCCGGCGACGACGGTGTCAGCGTCGACGGCGATGGTGGTACCGGCGACAGCGGCGGTGACGGCATGTGA
- the Mah gene encoding uncharacterized protein Mah yields MNPESATLWKDGNSGLSLLFATLCIVDIFGVFPIIALPRSIVQCGLYGIPLVLIVLGLQIYTAILLGRSWITATALDPQISRKNRYPLAAVTELTMGQRARSIITLLLDLTVFGCGIPNLLVASQNLHLFGLKISGQRFDLSFCYWLLIVGLLLCPLMWLGSPRDMKWIATCSSIMVALTAILTWWSIITDDRTSDVAPIVTSPTWDKFISGYGMLAFQFDVHPTLMTIQVDMRSPRDIDKAIFFSFMASGSLFTITTCLAVWKYGGNTTVNILEAVPSGSIANIAILLAALQLCFSSVIGYSALFQHLEDQWSVQRTFGWKRCAMRSAVVFLSVVVGESVSRFDIVMALIGGSLTGSLVFVLPPLIYARALALKKKSNHVPTVEGRIYSGSRKRLNGEEQRLMDPGAHSRSIYYGFLSATNNPRSYTYLYFDDLDDEINSHLSGESADCYEGERRDEATQIPMTKTRQEDQPLLIDATEPIGSRIRRSTGDPQEETAGTVAKRKKLWNLERMINYFGCFIVMIGIAITLSSTYVNIWNTIRYVRFTPPCIINATAG; encoded by the exons ATGAATCCCGAAAGCGCAACGTTGTGGAAGGACGGAAATTCGGGGCTGTCGTTGCTCTTCGCCACTCTGTGCATCGTCGATATTTTCGGCGTATTCCCGATAATCGCGTTACCACGATCGATTGTCCAGTGCG GACTGTACGGAATCCCTTTGGTGCTTATTGTTCTTGGTTTGCAAATTTATACGGCCATTCTGTTGGGGAGATCATGGATTACCGCGACTGCTCTGGATCCACAGATTTCACGAAAAAATCG cTATCCTCTCGCCGCTGTGACGGAATTAACGATGGGGCAGCGCGCACGATCCATCATTACTCTGCTTTTGGATCTGACGGTTTTTGGTTGCGGCATCCCGAATTTGTTAGTCG CTTCACAGAACTTGCATCTGTTCGGGCTCAAGATATCGGGACAACGTTTTGATCTTTCCTTCTGTTATTGGCTATTGATAGTCGGCCTTTTACTTTGCCCGTTAATGTGGCTGGGCAGTCCGCGAGACATGAA atGGATCGCAACATGCTCTAGTATAATGGTCGCTTTAACAGCGATATTAACGTGGTGGAGCATTATAACTGATGACCGAACATCTGATGTCGCACCAATTGTCACTTCTCCGACGTgggataaatttatttccgg ATATGGTATGCTAGCCTTTCAGTTCGATGTGCATCCTACTTTAATGACGATACAGGTTGATATGCGCAGTCCTCGAGACATCGATAAAGctatcttcttttctttcatgg CAAGCGGATCGCTGTTCACCATTACCACTTGCCTAGCCGTGTGGAAATACGGCGGCAATACGACTGTCAATATTCTTGAGGCTGTGCCATCCGGATCGATTGCAAATATCGCCATTCTATTAGCCGCTCTTCAGTTATGCTTCTCCAGCGTAATTGGCTACTCGGCACTCTTTCAACATCTGGAGGATCAATGGAGCGTGCAAAGAA CTTTCGGATGGAAACGATGCGCCATGCGATCGGCGGTAGTTTTTCTCAGCGTGGTTGTAGGCGAATCGGTATCGCGATTCGACATCGTTATGGCTCTGATCGGTGGCTCGTTAACCGGATCATTGGTCTTTGTTTTACCACCTCTAATATACGCTCGAGCATtagctttaaagaaaaaatcgaaTCATGTACCAACTGTCGAGGGACGGATTTATTCAGGTTCTCGCAAAAGACTTAACGGCGAAGAGCAACGTTTGATGGATCCCGGAGCTCATTCCCGTTCAATTTACTACGGTTTCCTGAGTGCCACGAATAATCCTCGCAG CTACACGTATCTCTACTTCGACGACTTAGATGACGAGATAAATTCACATTTGAGCGGCGAGTCCGCTGATTGTTACGAGGGCGAACGCAGGGACGAAGCCACTCAAATTCCAATGACCAAAACTCGTCAGGAGGACCAGCCGCTTCTTATCGATGCTACAGAGCCAATCGGAAGTCGAATCAGGAGGTCTACAGGTGATCCGCAAGAGGAGACCGCAGGAACGGTTGCAAAGAGGAAGAAATTATGGAATCTAGAAAGGATGATTAATTACTTCGGCTGCTTCATAGTAATGATTGGTATAGCGATCACGCTGTCTTCAACATATGTCAACATTTGGAATACCATACGCTACGTGCGTTTTACGCCGCCGTGCATCATTAACGCTACTGCGGGCTAA
- the LOC139822413 gene encoding uncharacterized protein, producing MITDEELARRMDDISKSFSSTVFHSPAQQDKTLDKITMIVRNATKKQLQSRHPRALVTCLLRILLHYESVLHMDGFCEWKRRRKFRVARDCYHSLLKSYLPEKSREVVETIVEAVYHERLWKFETFCFEVMYSLLDVSPVSVGLIIHAVWNKLTLPEIGVEDARGLVRVLYELLDVYVWPATQDTVATIERMLGLFHASIIARLTTIFDSSSSASLVPSPPPPLASLKKGLEVCLRNTMKHLSNDQLLVVVQHMCSWTVAAGTTDEFVLEFGSTLEFAAYTHQADLYEQTLTPTIFPLLMRMVGSSSRLTSLLGNRVLQYLMDRKDNRAIFDTPRIFFEHTRLDLRVAQCRKEDRLFFKLHRELLHDSLLKSLINHMDSRMNLETTYCTVCLIAVEVPCGFTAAALVCLAMNLQEIILQQQNNRVEVACHVHATIISIMSLICWIHKAEVFYSYVNRIVMERAQWAPHLNPPIQSQYNFALHHVLWNKPELFFIDWEARYGLWKCFRLTDSHDSTSLIV from the coding sequence ATGATCACCGATGAAGAACTCGCACGAAGAATGGATGATATCTCTAAGAGCTTCTCGTCGACTGTTTTTCACTCCCCGGCGCAGCAGGATAAGACTTTGGATAAGATAACGATGATCGTTAGAAATGCGACGAAGAAGCAATTGCAGTCTCGCCATCCTCGCGCACTTGTCACGTGCCTCCTGAGGATCCTGTTACACTATGAGAGCGTGCTGCACATGGATGGGTTTTGCGAATGGAAACGTCGACGGAAGTTCAGAGTCGCTCGAGACTGCTACCACTCCCTGCTGAAGAGCTACCTGCCGGAGAAGTCGCGGGAAGTTGTAGAGACGATCGTAGAAGCCGTCTACCACGAGCGACTCTGGAAATTCGAGACCTTCTGTTTCGAAGTGATGTACAGTCTACTGGACGTCAGTCCTGTTAGCGTCGGGCTGATCATCCACGCAGTCTGGAACAAGTTAACGCTACCAGAGATCGGCGTCGAGGACGCTCGCGGCCTCGTCAGAGTATTGTACGAGCTCCTTGACGTGTATGTGTGGCCAGCAACGCAGGATACAGTGGCGACGATAGAGAGGATGCTCGGGCTCTTTCACGCCAGTATCATCGCACGATTGACAACCATTTTTGACTCTTCTTCCTCCGCTTCCTTGGTGCcatcgccgccgccaccgctcGCAAGCCTCAAGAAGGGTTTGGAAGTTTGTCTGAGAAACACCATGAAGCATCTGTCGAATGATCAGCTACTGGTGGTCGTGCAGCACATGTGCTCATGGACAGTAGCCGCAGGCACGACTGACGAATTCGTTCTGGAGTTTGGCAGCACCCTGGAATTTGCCGCTTATACGCATCAGGCGGATCTGTATGAGCAGACACTCACGCCGACGATCTTCCCGCTGTTAATGCGAATGGTGGGCTCGTCTAGTCGGTTGACCAGCCTTTTGGGCAACCGGGTGCTTCAGTACTTGATGGACCGCAAGGACAACCGTGCGATTTTCGACACGCCTAGGATCTTTTTCGAACACACGCGTCTCGACCTGCGTGTCGCACAGTGTCGCAAAGAAGACAGGCTGTTTTTCAAGCTGCACCGCGAATTGCTGCACGATAGCCTATTGAAGAGTCTAATAAACCACATGGACTCAAGGATGAATCTCGAAACGACGTACTGCACGGTGTGTCTGATTGCCGTCGAGGTACCATGCGGCTTCACGGCCGCTGCCCTGGTTTGCCTCGCGATGAACCTGCAGGAGATCATCCTGCAGCAGCAGAATAATCGCGTGGAGGTAGCCTGCCACGTGCACGCTACGATCATCTCCATTATGTCCCTCATCTGCTGGATACACAAGGCCGAAGTGTTCTACAGCTACGTGAACAGGATCGTGATGGAAAGGGCGCAGTGGGCGCCGCATCTGAACCCTCCCATCCAGTCCCAGTATAACTTTGCGTTGCATCACGTTCTCTGGAACAAGCCGGAGCTGTTCTTCATCGACTGGGAGGCGCGCTACGGCCTCTGGAAATGCTTCCGTCTCACCGACAGCCATGACAGCACTTCATTAATCGTTTGA
- the LOC139822414 gene encoding uncharacterized protein isoform X3, whose product MSDEQFSLVWNSFPTNLSSGLYTLLTDEHLVDVTLAAEGQILRAHKLILSVCSTYFRELFKGNSCKHPIVILKDVNYRDLSAMLHFMYQGEVNIKQEDIAGFLKVAEALQIKGLTTEADERFRESLGKNDEDFEDRDFYEMERDKCDPSGTDENVSTFGRLTHIVKEQSTTRQSTSTDDISTRERPFTVQTSTVTDTCHWQSCTEADYNAPDARTAFSERSRSTDAPCEEQPLDCTSDVSQPQSTKHEPLDYTMDTDTDSGYRYTAEKILYTGNENVPKQGLSDTATYPSDFTYETANSSNKGRRTVKGIPGSSLPLETTLRVVSELGPTLRMEHGKVIRMYACPWCLRQFTRKENLKLHVRYIHGPLESLTCKLCGNKYKNSNSLRVHSYLYHNAKRDKGSKSLAAGDDGVSVDGDGGTGDSGGDGM is encoded by the exons ATGTCTGACGAACAATTCTCCTTGGTGTGGAACAGCTTCCCCACAAACTTGTCTTCGGGTTTGTACACTTTGCTGACAGACGAGCACCTTGTGGACGTCACGTTGGCCGCCGAAGGTCAGATCCTGCGAGCCCACAAGCTGATATTGTCGGTCTGCAGCACGTATTTCCGAGAGCTTTTCAAG GGAAACTCATGCAAGCATCCTATTGTCATCCTGAAAGATGTCAATTATCGAGATTTGTCAGCTATGCTGCATTTCATGTATCAAGGGGAGGTCAATATCAAGCAGGAGGATATTGCTGGTTTTTTGAAAGTTGCAGAGGCTCTACAAATAAAAGGACTGACTACAGAAGCAGATGAG AGATTCAGAGAAAGTCTTGGGAAGAATGACGAGGACTTTGAGGATCGTGATTTCTATGAGATGGAGAGGGACAAATGCGATCCTAGCGGTACGGATGAAAACGTTTCCACATTCGGCAGGCTGACGCATATCGTGAAAGAACAGTCGACAACGAGGCAGAGCACTTCGACAGACGATATCTCGACGAGAGAAAGACCATTTACCGTACAAACATCAACTGTCACTGACACTTGCCACTGGCAAAGTTGCACTGAAGCCGACTACAATGCTCCGGACGCACGGACGGCATTCAGCGAGAGGAGCAGAAGTACGGATGCGCCGTGCGAAGAACAGCCGTTGGATTGCACGTCCGACGTGAGTCAGCCACAGTCAACCAAGCACGAACCGCTGGATTACACGATGGACACGGACACGGATTCGGGATACAGATACACGGCGGAAAAAATACTCTATACCGGCAACGAGAACGTGCCGAAACAAG GTCTGAGCGACACGGCGACTTATCCGAGTGATTTCACGTATGAGACGGCGAATTCCAGCAATAAGGGACGACGTACCGTCAAGGGTATCCCCGGCAGCAGCTTACCGTTGGAGACAACGTTACGTGTCGTTTCAGAGCTGGGACCGACGTTGCGCATGGAGCATGGCAAGGTAATACGTATGTACGCGTGCCCGTGGTGCTTGCGTCAGTTCACGCGCAAGGAGAACCTCAAGCTCCACGTCCGTTATATTCACGGCCCGCTTGAAAGTCTCACGTGTAAGCTTTGtggtaataaatataagaacagtAACAGTCTGCGTGTACACTCCTACCTCTATCACAACGCCAAACGGGATAAGGGCAGCAAATCGCTGGCAGCCGGCGACGACGGTGTCAGCGTCGACGGCGATGGTGGTACCGGCGACAGCGGCGGTGACGGCATGTGA
- the LOC139822414 gene encoding uncharacterized protein isoform X1, with product MSDEQFSLVWNSFPTNLSSGLYTLLTDEHLVDVTLAAEGQILRAHKLILSVCSTYFRELFKVYYSSSDGCGSASAEAPVICCTQGNSCKHPIVILKDVNYRDLSAMLHFMYQGEVNIKQEDIAGFLKVAEALQIKGLTTEADERFRESLGKNDEDFEDRDFYEMERDKCDPSGTDENVSTFGRLTHIVKEQSTTRQSTSTDDISTRERPFTVQTSTVTDTCHWQSCTEADYNAPDARTAFSERSRSTDAPCEEQPLDCTSDVSQPQSTKHEPLDYTMDTDTDSGYRYTAEKILYTGNENVPKQDITPDTQLVPYNQNSQTQPFGLSDTATYPSDFTYETANSSNKGRRTVKGIPGSSLPLETTLRVVSELGPTLRMEHGKVIRMYACPWCLRQFTRKENLKLHVRYIHGPLESLTCKLCGNKYKNSNSLRVHSYLYHNAKRDKGSKSLAAGDDGVSVDGDGGTGDSGGDGM from the exons ATGTCTGACGAACAATTCTCCTTGGTGTGGAACAGCTTCCCCACAAACTTGTCTTCGGGTTTGTACACTTTGCTGACAGACGAGCACCTTGTGGACGTCACGTTGGCCGCCGAAGGTCAGATCCTGCGAGCCCACAAGCTGATATTGTCGGTCTGCAGCACGTATTTCCGAGAGCTTTTCAAGGTATATTATTCTAGTAGCGACGGTTGTGGGAGCGCTTCTGCTGAAGCTCCAGTGATTTGTTGTACACAGGGAAACTCATGCAAGCATCCTATTGTCATCCTGAAAGATGTCAATTATCGAGATTTGTCAGCTATGCTGCATTTCATGTATCAAGGGGAGGTCAATATCAAGCAGGAGGATATTGCTGGTTTTTTGAAAGTTGCAGAGGCTCTACAAATAAAAGGACTGACTACAGAAGCAGATGAG AGATTCAGAGAAAGTCTTGGGAAGAATGACGAGGACTTTGAGGATCGTGATTTCTATGAGATGGAGAGGGACAAATGCGATCCTAGCGGTACGGATGAAAACGTTTCCACATTCGGCAGGCTGACGCATATCGTGAAAGAACAGTCGACAACGAGGCAGAGCACTTCGACAGACGATATCTCGACGAGAGAAAGACCATTTACCGTACAAACATCAACTGTCACTGACACTTGCCACTGGCAAAGTTGCACTGAAGCCGACTACAATGCTCCGGACGCACGGACGGCATTCAGCGAGAGGAGCAGAAGTACGGATGCGCCGTGCGAAGAACAGCCGTTGGATTGCACGTCCGACGTGAGTCAGCCACAGTCAACCAAGCACGAACCGCTGGATTACACGATGGACACGGACACGGATTCGGGATACAGATACACGGCGGAAAAAATACTCTATACCGGCAACGAGAACGTGCCGAAACAAG atatcacgccagATACGCAGTTAGTTCCCTACAATCAGAATTCACAAACTCAGCCGTTCG GTCTGAGCGACACGGCGACTTATCCGAGTGATTTCACGTATGAGACGGCGAATTCCAGCAATAAGGGACGACGTACCGTCAAGGGTATCCCCGGCAGCAGCTTACCGTTGGAGACAACGTTACGTGTCGTTTCAGAGCTGGGACCGACGTTGCGCATGGAGCATGGCAAGGTAATACGTATGTACGCGTGCCCGTGGTGCTTGCGTCAGTTCACGCGCAAGGAGAACCTCAAGCTCCACGTCCGTTATATTCACGGCCCGCTTGAAAGTCTCACGTGTAAGCTTTGtggtaataaatataagaacagtAACAGTCTGCGTGTACACTCCTACCTCTATCACAACGCCAAACGGGATAAGGGCAGCAAATCGCTGGCAGCCGGCGACGACGGTGTCAGCGTCGACGGCGATGGTGGTACCGGCGACAGCGGCGGTGACGGCATGTGA